In one window of Leifsonia sp. Root112D2 DNA:
- a CDS encoding response regulator: MIRLLLADDHPVVRAGLRALFSMEDGLEVIGEAASAQESVELTARLRPDVVLMDLQFGGGMHGAEATRMIRAADDAPRVLILTNYDTDADILGAVEAGASGYLLKDAPPAELIAAVRAAAAGESALAPSIATRLDDRGRSPETTLSRRETEVLGLVASGHSNRDIGRELFLSEATVKSHLVHIFTKLGVTSRTLAVAKARELGLIRS; this comes from the coding sequence ATGATTCGCCTTCTGCTCGCCGACGATCATCCGGTGGTGCGCGCCGGGCTGCGCGCACTCTTCAGCATGGAGGACGGGCTCGAGGTGATCGGCGAGGCTGCGAGCGCGCAGGAATCGGTCGAACTCACGGCCCGGCTGCGGCCCGACGTCGTGCTCATGGACCTGCAGTTCGGCGGAGGCATGCACGGTGCCGAGGCAACCCGCATGATCCGAGCGGCCGACGATGCCCCTCGCGTACTCATCCTCACCAACTACGACACGGATGCCGACATCCTCGGCGCCGTCGAGGCCGGCGCCAGCGGATATCTGCTGAAGGATGCCCCACCCGCCGAGCTCATCGCGGCAGTGCGCGCGGCCGCGGCCGGCGAGAGCGCCCTGGCGCCGTCGATCGCGACACGCCTCGATGACCGCGGCCGCTCCCCGGAGACCACACTGAGCCGCCGCGAGACCGAGGTGCTCGGGCTCGTCGCATCCGGTCATTCGAACAGGGACATCGGCCGCGAGCTCTTCCTGAGCGAGGCGACGGTGAAGTCGCATCTCGTGCACATCTTCACCAAGCTTGGCGTGACCTCCCGCACGCTCGCGGTGGCGAAGGCGCGCGAACTGGGCCTCATCCGCAGCTGA
- a CDS encoding PLD nuclease N-terminal domain-containing protein has protein sequence MYALLSVVFLLVIVGALIDIITRQDGQIRYLPKVVWILLVVFLPLIGSILWFTIGREYSAPVDRGGFGDPRRSEPAVVPRHETRVSHPRTTEEELAALEREIEFHTQQDRIRRLEAELEKRRKSAE, from the coding sequence ATGTACGCGTTGCTCTCCGTCGTATTCCTCCTGGTCATCGTCGGCGCCCTGATCGACATCATCACGAGGCAGGACGGGCAGATACGGTACCTGCCGAAGGTGGTGTGGATTCTGCTCGTGGTGTTCCTGCCACTTATCGGCAGCATCCTGTGGTTCACCATCGGCCGTGAATACAGTGCGCCCGTCGATCGGGGCGGGTTCGGCGACCCGCGCCGCAGCGAGCCGGCGGTTGTTCCGCGGCACGAGACTCGCGTTTCGCACCCGCGAACCACGGAGGAGGAGCTGGCTGCGCTGGAACGCGAGATCGAGTTCCACACGCAGCAGGATCGCATCCGGCGTCTCGAGGCCGAACTGGAGAAGCGCCGCAAGAGCGCCGAATAG